The Paraconexibacter algicola genome includes the window CGAGAACGGCAACGACGGCCCCGGGCCCGAGCTGACCGACATCGCCGACCGGCTCCCGGCCCAGGCGATCGCGCAGACGCTCGTCAACCCGACGTCGCCGATGCCCTCCTTCCGCTCGCTGCAGGAGAAGGAGCCGGAGAAGTTCCGCAACATGGTCATGTTCCTCGGCCAGCTCAAGAAGGACGAGTAGCCCGACCGCCGACGCGGTCCCGGGGGACCCCATGAGCACGACTGCCAACCAGCCGACCGGCTACAAGGCCGGCCGGCTGGAGGAGACGCAGGTCCGCGCGATGTTCGATCGCGTCGCGCGGTACTACGACCTCCTGAACTCGGTGATGACCGCCGGGCTGCACCACAAGTGGCGCACCCGGGCGGCCGACCTCGCCGCGGTCGGTCCCGGTGACCGCGTCCTGGACGTGGCGACCGGCACCGGCGACCTCGCGATCGAGCTCGCGGGCCGTGTCGGCCCGCAGGGCGCCGTCGTGGGCTCGGACTTCTCGCCGGGCATGCTCGACCTCGCGCGGCGCAAGCGCCCGCAGGGCATCGCCTGGGAGCTCGGCAACGCGCTGGAGCTCCCGTACGAGTCCGACAGCTTCGCCGCGGCGACCGTCGGCTTCGGCGCCCGCAACTTCAGCGACCTCGACCAGGGCCTGCGCGAGATGACCCGCGTCGTCAAGCCCGGGGGCCGCGTCGTCGTCCTCGAGATGACGAACCCGACGAAGCCGCCGCTCTCGACGTTCTTCTCCCTGTGGTTCGACCGGGCCGTCCCGGTGCTCGGGAAGATCTCCGGCGATCCGGAGGCCTACGAGTACCTCCCCAACAGCGTCAAGCGGTTCCCCGACGCGCACACCCTCGCGGGCAAGCTCCACGCCGCCGGTCTGGACCCGGTGAAGTACGTGCTCACCGCCGGCGGGATCATCGCGATCCACGTCGGTCAGAAGCCCGCGTGAGCGCCACGCTCGCGGCTGAGGCGGCACCGATCGCCCAGGCGGCGGGGCCGCACGTCGCGCCGCTGATGGGCGCGGTGGAGGAGCTGCTCGGCGAGATCGCCGCCGGCACCGCGCCGCAGCTCGCCCCGCACGGCGCGGCGACGATCGCCGCGGGCGGCAAGCGCCTGCGGCCCCTGCTCGTGCTCGTCGCGGCGGGCGCGCCCGAGCCCGGGCGGGACACCGCGTCGCTGGTCCGGGCGGCCGCCGCGGTCGAGCTCGTCCACAGCGCCACGCTCGTGCACGACGACGTCCTCGACGACGCGCCGATGCGTCGCGGCGCCCCGACGGTGTACGCGTCCGCGGGACGCGCGATGGCGACGTGCGCCGGTGACCAGCTGTTCGCGCGCGCGTTCTCGCTGCTCGTGCAGACCGGGCGCCCCGACGAGATCCGCGCCCTGAGCGACGCGGGCTCGGGCCTGGCCCGTGGCGAGCTGCTGCAGCGCGCCGACGCGTGGGACGCCACGGTGACGCTGGACCGCTACCTCCTGCGCTGCGAGCTGAAGACCGCGCGGCTGTTCGAGGCCGCCTGCGCGCTCGGGGTGATGGAGTCCGGCCGCGCGGACGCCGATCCGACCGTGCTCGGCTCGTTCGGCCGGCGCATCGGCCTGGCGTTCCAGCTGCTCGACGACGTCCTCGACGTCTCCGGCCCGGTGGAGCGGACGGGCAAGCACCGCGGCACCGACCTGCTGGACGGCACGGTCACGCTCCCCTTCATCGTGGCGCGTGAACGCGACCCGCAGCTCGCGGCGCTCGACCCGCGCACGATCACGACCCCGCAGCAGGCCGAGGAGGTCTGCGACGCGATCGCCGCGACCGGCGCGCTCGACGCGGCGCGCGAGCAGGCGCTGGAGCTGGTGGCCGGTGCGCGTCGGGACATCCCGGCGGACCTGCCGGAGGCCCAGCGCCGGGCGCTGGACCTCGTCGCGACCGGTGTGGTCGCGCGCTACGCGTGAGCGCCTAGAAGTCCTCGGGCTGGATGTGCCCGCCGTGCAGGGCGCGCACGAACCGCTCGATCTCCGCCTCCATGTTGGCGTGCAGGAGACGGCGCAGGTCGTCGACGACCTGCTGGGTGCCACGGTCGAGCTCGTCGTCGAAGCGCTCGACCAGCTCCTGCTCGAAGACGCCGGTGCCCTGCCACTCGCAGTTGGGGCAGCGCAGGGAGACCTCCCAGTGGCGCGGTCCGGCCTCCGACCACGCGGTCGGGTAGACGAGCTCGCTGCGGCAGGAGCCGCAGACGTGCAGCTCGTCCTGCTGCTCGACCGTGCGCGTCGAGGGCGAGCCCGCGACCGCGTCGGAGTGCACGACCTGGTCCTCGAAGTAGACGACCTCGATCGTCTTCCCGGACGGCAGGACGACCTTGCGAACGTAGTGGTGATGATCCGTGTCTCGTGCCATTTCGCAATCCCTGTTGACGCCCACTTCATCGGCGGCGTCACCCAGAGACTTGAGGGGTAGTTCCCGCCTGCGGCGCGATGACGCGCCGGCGCTACGCTTCAAGCGACCCCCACCGGAACGGAAGCGACTCCCATGCCCAACATCGGACCCCTCGAGCTGGCCATCGTGCTGGTGATCGTGCTGGTGATCTTCGGACCGAAGAAGCTCCCCGGCCTCGGCCGCAGCCTCGGAACCGGGATGCGCGAGTTCAAGGACTCGATCACCGGGGACAGCAAGAGCGACGACCGCGATCGCGCCGAGCTCACCGCCGCCGAGGCGACGCCCGCCGAGTCCGCCCGCGAGGACGCGAAGGTCTCGGGCTCCTAGCCCGGCCGTCGGTCCCCGGGTCACCGCACACCGCGCATGGCGTCCACGCTTCGTCGCCCCGTCGGGCACGACGACCGGCTGAGTCTCGTCGAGCACCTCGACGAGCTCCGGTCGCGCCTGATCGTCTGCGCGTCGGTCCTGCTCGTCTCCTTCATGGTGTGCGCGTGGCAGAACGGCGCGCTGCTGAACATCCTCAACGAGCCGCTCGAGCGCGCCACGGCGACGTCGCTGGAGAAGGGCCGCGGCCTCCCCGGCCAGCTCCAGAAGACGCAGCTCGCCGTCCGGGCGATCGGGGCCCAGAACGCGGCGGTCGCCGCCGCGCTGGCCGACCCGGACCTCGAGCTGAGCGCCGCCGCGCGCCAGAAGCTCCAGGAGACGACGAAGGCGGCGACCGCGGCGATCGCGGACATGCCGATCACGAAGGGCAACCAACCGGTGACGCTGCGCGTCGGCGAGCCCTTCATGACGACCCTGACGGTGGCGTTGTACTTCGCGTTGCTGTTCGCGATGCCGCTGCTGCTCTACCAGTTGTACGCGTTCGTGCTGCCCGCGTTCAGTCCCGAGGAACGACGGGTCGCACTCCCGCTGATGTCGATGGTGCCGGTGCTGTTCATCACGGGCGTGGTCTTCGGCTACTTCGTCGTGCTCCCACCGGCGACCCAGTTCCTGCAGAACTTCAACAGCGACGCGTTCAACGTCCTGGTCCAGGCCAACGACTACTACAAGTTCGCGGTGCTGGCCCTGGCCGGACTGGGCCTGCTCTTCCAGCTGCCGGTGGCGATCCTCGCCGCGACGCGGGTCGGGATCGTCACGCCGCTGCAGTTGCGCAAGAACCGTCGCTACTCGCTGCTGATCATCGCCGTCGTCGCGATGCTCCTGCCGGGCACCGACCCGGTGACGATGCTCATCTCGATGGCGCCGCTGCTCGTCCTGTACGAGGCGAGCATCTGGCTGGCGGTCCTCTTCAACCGCGGTCGCCCGCAGGAGAGCGTCCTGCAGCAGTGGCGGGACGAGTGGGGCGACGACGACGAGGACGACGAGGACCTGCCCGAGCCGAACCTCGACTTCGAGATCGACGAGGACTTCCTCGACGAGGACGACCTCGCCGAGATGGGCGCGCGGGCGGACGACCCGGAGGACGACCGTCCCGCGACGCCGTGACGCGCCGATGACGGCGCACGCTCTACCCTAGGTGCACCATGCTGTTCGATCTCCGCGGCCGTGGCCGGCGACGCACCGTCCAGGCCATCTACCTGTCGCTCGCCCTGCTCATGGGCGGCGGCCTCGTCTTCTTCGGCATCGGCGGTGACGTGCAGGGCGGTCTCGCCGACGCCATCCGCGGTGACGGCACCGCGGTCGAGGACATCTACTCCGAGCGCATCGACGCGGCCGAGAAGAAGCTGGCGGCCGACCCGCAGGACGCGCCCACCTGGGCGAACCTCGCCAAGCTCCGCTTCCAGCAGGCCGGCACCGGCGAGAACTTCAACCAGTCGACCGGCGCGTTCACCGATGGCGGGCTCAAGGAGCTGCGCCGCAGCGAGATCGCCTGGGACAAGTACCTCGCGCTCGACCCGAAGAAGCCCGACGACCGCGTCGCGAACCTCATGGTCCAGGCGTTCATCGGGCTGAACAAGCTGCCGAAGGCCGTGCAGGCGATGGAGATCGTCGTCGACGCCCGCGAGCCCACCCCGCAGCTGTTCGTCCAGCTCGCCACCTACGCGTACGCCGCGGGCCAGACCCGCAAGGGCGATCTCGCCGCCGGCAAGGCCGAGGAGCTCGCCAAGCCCGAGGACCGCGAGCAGATCAAGGCCCAGCTCCAGTCGGCCAAGACGCAGGCCGCCCAGGCCGCCGCGCAGGGGGCGGGCGCCGCGGCCGAGTAGTCCCGACCGGGCGCCGCGCGGCCTGCGCGCGGCGTTCCGGCTACACTTCGTCCCACGCCCTTGTAGCTCAACTGGCAGAGCAGCGGACTCTTAATCCGAAGGTTCTAGGTTCGATTCCTAGCGGGGGCACTCTCTCACCGAAACCTCGGCTCCGGCCGGGGTTTCGTCGTTCTCCGGGCGATTCGCGAACCTAGGGCACGAGCACGCCGACGCGCCGCTCCTCGCTCAGGCCGCGGGGTCGGGCCCAGCGCCACGTCCGTGGCGTGCGGCCGTCGGGGAGGGCGTCCTGGTCGACGAGGACCTCGTCGGGGCCGGCCAGCTCGCCCAGGCGGGAGGCGAGGTTCACCGGGGTGCCGAACCAGTCGCCGGCGTGGCGGATGACCGCCCCGCGCGCGACGCCCGCCCCGGCGCGCAGCGCCGTCTGCTCCCCGAGCACGGCGACGGCCTGCACGGTCGCGTCGAGCAGCCGGTCCGGGTCGGCGGAGAAGAACAGGACCCCGTCCCCGAGGAACTTCCCGGCATGCACCTCGTGCTGGGCGGCGACCTGGCCGACCGCGAAGTAGAGCTCGTCGACGAGCGCGCAGATCGCCTCGGGCTTCTGGTCGAGCATGAAGCCGGTCGAGCCCCGCAGGTCGACCATGCCGACCGCGAGGTCCGCGAACTCCAGGTCCGGGGTCGCGCCGCCCGTGCTCACCGCGGAGGCGGTCGCGGCCGACGCGGCGGCCGCCTGGGTGCGCCGTCGCACCAGCTGCTCCAGGCGCCGGGCGTGGATCAGCGCAAAGGTGTCGACCGCCAGCGGCAGGACGTCCGCCAGCCAGGCGTCGAGCGTCGCCTCGAACGCCTCGTCGGGCACGTCCGCCAGATGGCGGGCGGCGACGAGCGCCTCCGCGCTGGCGATCCGGTCCACCGCACGCCCGTACGCCTGCAGGAGCCCGACGAGCGCGTGCTCGTCCATGAAGTCGTTGAGCTGCGAGGCGCGCGCCGCGAGGTCCGCGATCTGCCCGAGCTGGGCGTCGCCGACGAGCCCGATCGAACGGGCGAGCTCGTAGATGCGGTCGCGGATGGCCTCCTGGTCGTTCTTCACGCGCACGAAACCCTACGGCCGCGGGCGGCGCTGCGGGGTATCGTGCGCCGCGTGCCCGACCAGCTCGCGATCCTCGACGGCGTCGTCGTCCCGGCCGCCGAGGCCCGGATCCCCGCCACCGACCCCGGCCTGCTGCGCGGCGACGGCGTGTTCGAGGTCGCGCGCCTCTACGCGGGGCGGCTGTTCGCCTGGGAGGACCACCTCGAGCGGCTCGTCTCCTCCGCCCGGACCCTGCGGCTGCCGCTCAACCCGGCGACCGTCGACGCCGACGTGCGCACGCTGCTCCAGGCCGCCGACCCGGTCGACGGCGCCGTCCGCGTGCTCGTCACGATGGGCGGCACCCGGCTGGCGATGATCGAGCCGCTGCGCAAGCACGCCGACTCCCTCACCCTCGCGACCGTCACCTACGCGCCGACCCGGATCCTCGACGGCGTGAAGTCCCTGAGCTACGCGGCGAACATGCTCGCGGGGCGCGTCGCCCAGGAGCAGGGCGCCGACGACGCGCTGCTCGTCACCCCGCACGGCCGCGTGCTCGAGGCCCCGACGTCCTCGTTCTTCTACGCGCTCACCGGCGACCAGCACCTCTACACGCCGCCGCTGGACGACCACATCCTCGACTCGATCACCCGTCGGCGGGTCCTCGCGCTCACCGGCGCGACCGAGCGGATCACCACCCGGGACGACCTCGCCCGCCTGGAGGAGGCGTTCCTCGCCTCGACCCTGCGGGAGGTGCAGGCGATCACGGCGATCGACGGCGCGTGGCTGCCCGCGACACCCGGCGCCCGCACCGTCGAGGCGGCGGCCCGCTTCCGCGCGCACGTCACGGAGGAGCTCGCGGCCGCGTGAGGGTCCTGACCGTCATCGGCAACCGGCCGCAGTTCGTCAAGGCGGCCGCGGTCTCGCGGCGCCTGCAGGAGGTCGCCACCGAGGTGCTCGTCCACACCGGCCAGCACTACGACGACGAGATGAGCGCCGTGTTCTTCGACGAGCTCGGCGTCCCGCGCCCCACGCACGAGCTCCAGCTCGGCACGGGATCCAACACCGAGCAGACCGCGCGGATGCTCAGCGCCATCGCGCCGCTGATCGCGGCGGAGCGCCCCGACGTCGTCCTCGTCTACGGGGACACGAACTCCACGCTCGCCGGTGGCCTCGCCGCCGCGCAGGCGGGCGTGCCGGTCGCGCACGTGGAGGCCGGCATGCGCTCGTTCGACCGGTCGATGCCCGAGGAGCTCAACCGCGTCCTGACCGACCACCTCTCGACGCTGCTGCTGTGCTCGTCCGCCGCCCCGACCGAGCACCTCGCCGCCGAGCGGGTCGTCGGCACCGTCGAGGTCGTCGGGGACGTCATGGTCGACGTGGCGCTGCTCGTCCAGCCCCGCGCCCGCGAGGACGACGGGCCGCTGCGCAGCGCCGAGGTGACGCCCGGCGAGTACGTGCTCGTCACCGCGCACCGCGCCGGGAACGTCGACGACCCCGAGCGGCTGCGGCGCCTCGTCGACCTGCTGCTGGGCCTGCCGTGCCCGGCGGTGCTCCCGCTGCACCCGCGGACCGGGGCGCGCCTCGACGCGCAGGGCTGGCTCGACGAGCTGCTCGGCGCCGAGCACGTCTCGATCACCCCGCCGCTCGGCTACCTCGCCTTCACTGCGCTGCTCACGCGCGCCCGCGCGATGCTCACCGACTCCGGCGGCGTGCAGAAGGAGGCGTACCTCGCGGGCGTCCCCTGCATCACGCTGCGCGACACGACCGAGTGGACCGAGACCGTGGACGCGGGCTGGAACGTCCTCGTCGACCTCGACGCGCCCGCGGCCTACGCGGCGCTCGAGCGCACCCCCCCGACCGAGCGGCCGATGCTCTACGGGGACGGCCGGGCCGGCGAGCGCGTGGTCGACGCGCTCGTGCGCGCCTTCGGCGACTGACGCGGACCGCCGAGTGCGCGTCAGCTCACCGTTCTGGTGAGCCCACGCGCAGAGGGCCGCCCGATGACCTTGACCGGCACCCCGGCCTGCGCGAACGCGACCGCGTCCACGATCCCGCGCCCGTCGACCACCGCGCGCACGCCCGGCAGCCGCGCGGGGCCGAGCTCGCGGTAGGCCGCGTGGTCGGCCTGCACGACGACGCCCGCGACGGCCGCCTCCCCGTCCCACGGCTGGAACCCGAGCGCCCGGAGCTCGTCGGCGTCGTACAGCGGGTCGGCGGCGACCGGCCGCGCGCCGCGCGCGAGCAGCTCGTCGCGCAGCGCGAACGCGCCGGAGAACGCGGTCTCCTTCACGCCGCCGCGGTACGCGACGCCGAGGACCAGGACCGTCTCGTCGCGCAGCGGGCCGAGCTGCTGCTCGAGCAGGTCGACCGCGTACGCGGGCATCGTCTCGTTGACCGCGCGCGCGGTCGCCGGGAGCCGCGCCTGCGGGTCACCGGCGAGGTAGAACCGCGGGTAGACGGGGATGCAGTGCCCGCCGACCGCGACCCCGGGCCGGTGCACGTGGCTGAACGGCTGCGAGTTCGCGGCGTCGATCACCGCCTGCACGTCGAGCCCGTAGCGGTCCGCGGCGCGCGCGAACTCGTTGGCGAGCGCGATGTTCACGTCGCGGTACGTCGTCTCGACGAGCTTCGTCATCTCCGCGGCCTCCGCGGACCCCATCGCGCGGACCTCCGCGCCGAGGAACGCCGCGTAGGCGGCGACGCCGCGCGCCTCGCCGTCCGCGCCGAGGCCGCCGACGAGCTTCGGGTACGTCTCCAGGTCCTGGAAGATCCGGCCGCTGAAGACGCGTTCGGGCGAGAAGACGGTGAAGAAGTCGCGCTCCCCGGTCCGACCGCTGCCCGCCTCGAGCGCCGGGGCGATCCGGGTCCGTGTCGTGCCGACTGGCAGCGTCGTCTCGATCGCGATCACGGGGCGCGCGTCGCCGGGTGCGGCGGCCAGGCCGCGCGCGATGTCCGCCACGACCGCGTCGAGGATCGCGAAGTCCGGGCGGGCGTCCGCGTCGACGATCAGCGGCGGCACCGCGATCACGAGATCCGGCCCCGTCGCGACCGCGGCGGCGGTGTCGGTCGTCGCCCGCAGGCGGCCCGCGCCGACCGTCTCCTGCAGCGCCTCGAGCAGGCCGCCCTCGCCCGGGAACGGCTCGACCGCCCCGTTGACCGCGTCGACGACGCGCTGGTCGACGTCGCAGCCGATCACCTCGTGTCCCGCCCGGGCGATCGCCGCCGCGATCGGCAGCCCGATCTTCCCGAGCGCCACGACGACTGCGCGCATCAGACGTCCTCCATCCGCACGGTCATCCCCTCGCGCGCCGACAGCAGCACGGTCTCCGCCGCCTGCACGGCGTGCAGGCCCTCCTCCAGGGTCACGACGCCCGCGTCGTCGTCGCCGCGCACGTAGGCGCAGAACGTCTCCAGCTGCACGAGCAGCGGCTCGCGGCGCGCGATCGCGAAGCGGGTCATGTCGCCCTCGCTCACGCCGCGCAGCGTGCGCGCCGCGTCCCACGTCGACTCGACGTCCCCGTTGCGGTAGAGCGTCAGGTCACCGGTCAGCTGGTCGGCGACGAGCATCCCGTCGGAGCCGAGGACCCGCACCCGCCGGACCTTCGTCGGCGTCAGCCAGTCCACCGAGCAGCTGAACGCCACCCCGGACCGCAGCCGGCCCGTCACGAGCACCAGGTCCTCGTGCGCACGACCCATGCGGTGCTGCGTCTCCGCCGCGACCCGCAGGACCGGGGCGCCCCCGATCCAGCGCACGAGGTCGAGGTCGTGCGTGCCGAGGTCCTTCACGACCCCGACGTCCTTGATCCGCGCCGGGAACGGGCCCTGCCGCTCGGCGGCGATCATGAACACGTCCCCGACCTCCCCGGCCTGCGCGCGGCGACGCAGCTCCAGCAGCGCCGGGTTGCACCGCTCGACGTGCCCGACCGCGACCCGGACCCCGGTGCCCTCGCTCAGTCGGATCAGCTCGCGCGACTCCTCGACCGTCGCCGCCAGGGGCTTCTCGACCAGCGCGTGCACGCCCGCCTCGATCAGCCGCGCGGCGAGCGGCAGGTGCTCCTCGGCCGGGGCTGCGACGATCGCGAAGTCCAGCGGGCCCGCCGCGAGCAGCGCGTCGAGCGAGGCGAACACGAGCCCCGGGTCGCGCACGGCGCCGTGCACGTCCCCGCCCGGGTCGACCGCGCCGGCGAACGCGACCCCCGCCGTGCTCTGCAGCAGGCGGGCGTGGTGGCGGCCCATCATGCCGAGCCCGAGGACGGCGCCACGCAGCTCGGAGGTGGTCGAAGAGGCGGCGCTCACGGCGTGGGTAGGGTATCCGGGATGGACCACACGGACGCTCCCGGGCTCGTCCTCAGCCCGACCGCGCGGGTCGGCGACGGGGTCGTCTTCGGCGCCAACGTCGTCGTGCACGACGACGTGATCATCGGTGACGGCGTCCGCATCCAGGACGGCGCCGTGCTCGGCAAGCCGCCGACGCTGTCCCCCCGGTCCAGCCTGCGCAGCGCCGACGGGCCCGGACCGCTCGTCATCGGCGCCGGCGCCGCGATCTGCACGCACGCCGTCGTCTTCGCCGGCTCGCAGCTCGGCCCGGGCGTCATCGTCGGCGACCTCGCCGTCGTGCGCGAGCACGCGACCGTCGGGGCGGACACGGTCGTCGGACGCGGCGCCACCGTCGACCCGCGGTCGACCGTCGGCGCCCGCGTGCGCCTCCAGGCCCACGTGTACCTCACGGCGTTCAGCACCGTCGAGGACGACGTCTTCGTCGGCCCCGGCGCCGTGACCACCAACGACGACACGATGGCCCGCCTGCCCGAGGGCCGCGCCCTCCAGGGCGCCACCCTGCGCCGCGCCTGCCGCGTCGGCGGCGGCGCGGTGCTCACCCCCGGCGTCGAGGTGGGGGAGGAGGCGTTCGTCGCCGCCGGCGCGGTCGTCACCGCCGACGTGCCCGCCCGCGCGGTCGTCATGGGCGTCCCCGCCCGCGTCGTGCGCCGCGTGCCCGACGCCGAGCTGCTCGAACGCGGCCCCTGGACCTGAGCGGCACGGTGCGCTCGGTGGACCTCGTCATCGGCCGTTCGCGCAGCGCCGCCGCCCGCCGCCGCCGGGAGGTCGCCGAGCGGCGCACGCGCGCGATCGCCGCCGCGGCCGGGGTCACGACGGGCGCCGTCCTCGTCGCCGAGGTGCTGCGGGTGTGGCGGCGCGGCGACGCGCCGCTGCCGGGCGAGACCGAGGACGTGGTCCTCGCCGCCGAGCAGGCGATCGGGCAGACCGTCGAGGTCGCCGTCGCCGGCTACAAGGGCGGCTCCACGCGCGAGAACGCGCTGCTGAACCTGCACCTGTCGTTCCTCGCGACCTTCGTGCTGACGCGCGTCTCCACGCGCCTGCTGCGCGAGCGCGGCCGCTGGGGACCGCTGCGCAACGTCGTCGTCGGGGACCACCACATCCACCACTTCGTCCCCGGCATCGCGATGGCGTTCCTCGCCGGAGGCGTGTCGATCGTCTCCCGCGACGAGGACCTCGACCCGTACCTCGCGGTCCCGTTCGGGGCCGGGGTCGCGCTCACCCTCGACGAGTCCGCGCTGCTGCTGAAGCTCGACGACGTCTACTGGAGCGAGGAGGGGATCGTCAGCGTGCAGATCACCCTCGCCACGCTCGCGATGCTGTCCGCGCTCGCCCTCGCCCTGCGGGTCCTGCGCCGCGGCGAGGCCGAGGTGCTCGAGCACGACCACGAGATCGGACACGGCATGCCCGGCATGGTCGTGCCGGTACCCTCGTTCCCATGAGCGACCAGGGGACCGGCCGCGACGCCTTCGGCAACCCGCTGCCACCGCCGCCGCCCGCGCCCGGGTACGGGACCGGCCCGGTGCCGCCGGGAGCGTACGGCCCGGCCGGCGGGCCCGCGCCCGTCACGCCGACGCCCGTGATGCCGTCAGGGCTGCCCGGAGACGGCCCCGAGCCGCTGCAGCTCGCCGGCTGGTGGTCGCGCGCGTTCGCGGCGATCGTCGACGGCTTCGTCGTCGTCATGCTCGCGGTCGTGCTCTTCATCCCGCTCGGGGCGATCGGCGTCACCGTCGACACCGAGGGCGGGTTCTTCGCGCTCGTGCTCGCGTTCTTCGTCCTGATCCTCGTGGTCGGACTGGCGGCGCTCGTCTACCAGCCGCTGATGCTGTGGCGCACCGACGGCCGGACGGTCGGCAAGTACGCCGCCGGCATCCGGGTCGTCAAGCGGGACCGCTCGCGGCTGGACCTCGGCACCGCGGTCGTGCGCGAGGTCGTGCTCAAGAGCCTCGTGGTCGGGGCGGTCGCGAGCTTCACGTTCGGGATCGCGTACCTCGCCGACTGGCTCTGGCCGCTGTTCGACGAGCAGAACCGCGCGCTGCACGACTTCATCGTCGACACGCGCGTCGTCCGCGCCTAGGGCGCCCGATCGGGCGCCCCGTCCGCGGCGGGGCTAGACGACGCTCGGCGTGCGCCCGGCGACCGTCTGGTTGCCGACCTCGGTCCAGATGACCTGGTCGCGCGCCGGGCCGATGCTGATCTGCGCGATCGGCACGCCGGTGTGGTCGGCGATGAACTGCAGGTAGTCGCGCGCGGCCTGCGGCAGGTCCGCCTCGCTGCGGCAGCCGGTGAGGTCCTCCTGCCAGCCCGGCAGGTCGACGTACTCGGCGGTCGCGTGGTGCAGCACCGTCTGGTGGTAGGGGAACGTCTCGAACGTCGCGTCCTCCTCCCCCCGGTAGCGCGTGCAGACGCGGATGGTGTCGAGCCCGGAGAGCACGTCGAGCTTCGTGACGCAGAGGTGCGTCAGCGAGTTGATGCGGGCCGCGTACTTCAGCGCGACGAGGTCCAGCCAGCCGGCGCGCCGGCGGCGGCCGGTCGTGGTGCCGTACTCGTGACCGCGGTCGATGATGCCGTCGCCGACCGGGTCGCCCTCGAACAGCTCGGTCGGGAACGGGCCCGCGCCGACGCGCGTGGCGTACGCCTTCGTGACGCCCCAGACCTCGTCGATGTCGCGCGGGCCGACGCCCGAGCCGATGCACGCCGACGCGGACACCGGGTTGGACGACGTGACGAACGGATAGGTGCCGTGGTCGATGTCCAGCAGCGCGCCCTGGGCGCCCTCGAACAGGACGAGCTTCTCCTCGTCCAGCGCCTTCCACGCCAGCGCGCTGGTGTCGGCGATGTGCTGCTCGAGCTTGTGCCCGTAGGTCAGCAGGTCGAGGGTCATCTGCTGCAGGTCGAGCTGGTCGGCGAACTCGGCGTCGCGCTCGTAGGGGCGCAGCATCAGCTTCTTCGGCTCGAGCGCGGCGAGGATCTTCTTCTTCAGGATCTTCTCGTCGAGCATGTCCTGGATGCGGATGCCCAGGCGTGCGGCCTTGTCGGCGTACGCGGGACCGA containing:
- the ubiE gene encoding bifunctional demethylmenaquinone methyltransferase/2-methoxy-6-polyprenyl-1,4-benzoquinol methylase UbiE, producing the protein MSTTANQPTGYKAGRLEETQVRAMFDRVARYYDLLNSVMTAGLHHKWRTRAADLAAVGPGDRVLDVATGTGDLAIELAGRVGPQGAVVGSDFSPGMLDLARRKRPQGIAWELGNALELPYESDSFAAATVGFGARNFSDLDQGLREMTRVVKPGGRVVVLEMTNPTKPPLSTFFSLWFDRAVPVLGKISGDPEAYEYLPNSVKRFPDAHTLAGKLHAAGLDPVKYVLTAGGIIAIHVGQKPA
- a CDS encoding polyprenyl synthetase family protein, yielding MSATLAAEAAPIAQAAGPHVAPLMGAVEELLGEIAAGTAPQLAPHGAATIAAGGKRLRPLLVLVAAGAPEPGRDTASLVRAAAAVELVHSATLVHDDVLDDAPMRRGAPTVYASAGRAMATCAGDQLFARAFSLLVQTGRPDEIRALSDAGSGLARGELLQRADAWDATVTLDRYLLRCELKTARLFEAACALGVMESGRADADPTVLGSFGRRIGLAFQLLDDVLDVSGPVERTGKHRGTDLLDGTVTLPFIVARERDPQLAALDPRTITTPQQAEEVCDAIAATGALDAAREQALELVAGARRDIPADLPEAQRRALDLVATGVVARYA
- a CDS encoding Sec-independent protein translocase subunit TatA/TatB; the encoded protein is MPNIGPLELAIVLVIVLVIFGPKKLPGLGRSLGTGMREFKDSITGDSKSDDRDRAELTAAEATPAESAREDAKVSGS
- the tatC gene encoding twin-arginine translocase subunit TatC, whose product is MASTLRRPVGHDDRLSLVEHLDELRSRLIVCASVLLVSFMVCAWQNGALLNILNEPLERATATSLEKGRGLPGQLQKTQLAVRAIGAQNAAVAAALADPDLELSAAARQKLQETTKAATAAIADMPITKGNQPVTLRVGEPFMTTLTVALYFALLFAMPLLLYQLYAFVLPAFSPEERRVALPLMSMVPVLFITGVVFGYFVVLPPATQFLQNFNSDAFNVLVQANDYYKFAVLALAGLGLLFQLPVAILAATRVGIVTPLQLRKNRRYSLLIIAVVAMLLPGTDPVTMLISMAPLLVLYEASIWLAVLFNRGRPQESVLQQWRDEWGDDDEDDEDLPEPNLDFEIDEDFLDEDDLAEMGARADDPEDDRPATP
- a CDS encoding adenylate/guanylate cyclase domain-containing protein; this translates as MKNDQEAIRDRIYELARSIGLVGDAQLGQIADLAARASQLNDFMDEHALVGLLQAYGRAVDRIASAEALVAARHLADVPDEAFEATLDAWLADVLPLAVDTFALIHARRLEQLVRRRTQAAAASAATASAVSTGGATPDLEFADLAVGMVDLRGSTGFMLDQKPEAICALVDELYFAVGQVAAQHEVHAGKFLGDGVLFFSADPDRLLDATVQAVAVLGEQTALRAGAGVARGAVIRHAGDWFGTPVNLASRLGELAGPDEVLVDQDALPDGRTPRTWRWARPRGLSEERRVGVLVP
- a CDS encoding aminotransferase class IV produces the protein MPDQLAILDGVVVPAAEARIPATDPGLLRGDGVFEVARLYAGRLFAWEDHLERLVSSARTLRLPLNPATVDADVRTLLQAADPVDGAVRVLVTMGGTRLAMIEPLRKHADSLTLATVTYAPTRILDGVKSLSYAANMLAGRVAQEQGADDALLVTPHGRVLEAPTSSFFYALTGDQHLYTPPLDDHILDSITRRRVLALTGATERITTRDDLARLEEAFLASTLREVQAITAIDGAWLPATPGARTVEAAARFRAHVTEELAAA
- the wecB gene encoding non-hydrolyzing UDP-N-acetylglucosamine 2-epimerase → MRVLTVIGNRPQFVKAAAVSRRLQEVATEVLVHTGQHYDDEMSAVFFDELGVPRPTHELQLGTGSNTEQTARMLSAIAPLIAAERPDVVLVYGDTNSTLAGGLAAAQAGVPVAHVEAGMRSFDRSMPEELNRVLTDHLSTLLLCSSAAPTEHLAAERVVGTVEVVGDVMVDVALLVQPRAREDDGPLRSAEVTPGEYVLVTAHRAGNVDDPERLRRLVDLLLGLPCPAVLPLHPRTGARLDAQGWLDELLGAEHVSITPPLGYLAFTALLTRARAMLTDSGGVQKEAYLAGVPCITLRDTTEWTETVDAGWNVLVDLDAPAAYAALERTPPTERPMLYGDGRAGERVVDALVRAFGD
- a CDS encoding nucleotide sugar dehydrogenase, producing the protein MRAVVVALGKIGLPIAAAIARAGHEVIGCDVDQRVVDAVNGAVEPFPGEGGLLEALQETVGAGRLRATTDTAAAVATGPDLVIAVPPLIVDADARPDFAILDAVVADIARGLAAAPGDARPVIAIETTLPVGTTRTRIAPALEAGSGRTGERDFFTVFSPERVFSGRIFQDLETYPKLVGGLGADGEARGVAAYAAFLGAEVRAMGSAEAAEMTKLVETTYRDVNIALANEFARAADRYGLDVQAVIDAANSQPFSHVHRPGVAVGGHCIPVYPRFYLAGDPQARLPATARAVNETMPAYAVDLLEQQLGPLRDETVLVLGVAYRGGVKETAFSGAFALRDELLARGARPVAADPLYDADELRALGFQPWDGEAAVAGVVVQADHAAYRELGPARLPGVRAVVDGRGIVDAVAFAQAGVPVKVIGRPSARGLTRTVS